The proteins below come from a single Tenuifilum thalassicum genomic window:
- a CDS encoding polyphosphate polymerase domain-containing protein, which translates to MDNNVNIQLAKLVSTFQRIDLLEAQKARLMQRIDSKYVIQMDLLEEILRRVSDSYLVVEVNGETMPEYISDYYDTYDMNMYHDHQRKRPKRYKIRLRHYCSSGDSFLEVKFKMPSGKTDKQRILVKQSELGYPSTFDFIKSNTPYDISQLNKTLVTRFNRITLVGKDFNERVTIDLNLQLSIPDAAQSIAFNQVCVIEIKRNREKKNSKLAQVLKEMGIRPHSFSKYSIGCAILYPNLKKNSFKETLLYLEKINHFTDLKRQCA; encoded by the coding sequence GGATAACAATGTAAATATACAACTAGCAAAACTTGTCAGCACCTTTCAAAGAATTGATCTTTTGGAGGCACAAAAGGCAAGGTTAATGCAAAGAATTGATTCCAAATACGTTATTCAAATGGACCTACTGGAGGAGATTCTGAGAAGGGTTAGCGACTCATATCTTGTGGTTGAAGTAAATGGTGAGACTATGCCTGAGTATATATCGGATTATTACGATACCTATGACATGAATATGTATCACGACCATCAACGAAAACGCCCAAAGCGATACAAAATCCGATTAAGGCATTACTGCTCGAGTGGCGACTCTTTTCTCGAAGTAAAGTTCAAGATGCCATCGGGTAAAACCGATAAGCAAAGAATTTTGGTTAAGCAGAGTGAATTGGGTTATCCATCAACTTTCGACTTTATAAAAAGCAATACACCTTACGACATTAGCCAGCTAAACAAAACACTAGTTACCAGGTTCAATCGAATAACCCTAGTTGGAAAAGATTTTAATGAGAGGGTTACCATTGATCTAAACCTGCAGCTAAGTATTCCCGACGCTGCTCAAAGTATAGCTTTCAACCAAGTTTGTGTTATTGAAATAAAACGAAACAGGGAAAAGAAGAATAGCAAATTGGCTCAAGTTTTAAAAGAAATGGGAATAAGGCCCCATTCTTTTAGCAAGTATTCAATTGGTTGCGCTATTCTTTACCCCAATTTAAAGAAAAACTCTTTTAAAGAAACCCTTCTTTATTTGGAGAAGATAAATCACTTTACAGACCTAAAAAGGCAATGCGCTTAG